A stretch of Komagataella phaffii GS115 chromosome 2, complete sequence DNA encodes these proteins:
- a CDS encoding Vacuolar transporter, exports large neutral amino acids from the vacuole: MTDGADSRPSDGQNSIDRARRASMARLASSPVPPGIAILRGSNHSTRNSPVSSPIRPSILETNSISSNSSGGPAGFALENDDETLKTVAKHVPQSSSSLLLPGGDVTRDIVQSTKPSRLKKSRSLSNTSSFLDGERRGSVASSINVPGGFRRDFLLRKHERYGHKMVRPNLFTRNFLEFLSVYGHFAGEDLEDEDYLACNYELSSDSTLDEETPLIGGRQREKKGKASTLKSFFLLLKSFIGTGVLFLPKGFYNGGVLFSCVTLIVFGILSWWCYLILVQSKVATGLSSFGEIGLKLYGKTMERLILFSIVVSQIGFVAAYMVFTSSNLEAFANSVFGHGIASMNFLTIVQVLILIPLSLIRNITKLSLASLCANAFIFVGLFLIVCYAGKHLVDNGIAEGVVLFNDRGWSLFVGVAIFAFEGIGLIIPVHESMANPSHFPKILLAVILTCCGLFIGIGALGYLSYGHNTNTVVILNLPQGSILVQGIQLLYALAIMLSEPLQLFPAIRIIETRLFKRAPSGKYDPKVKWLKNIFRMVFVAMTGIIAIYGSENLDQFVSFVGCFACIPLVYMYSPMLHYKSVAQTTLWKAFDVVLVLVGGIAMVYTTWHLLRDD; encoded by the coding sequence ATGACCGATGGAGCTGATTCAAGGCCCTCAGATGGTCAAAATAGTATCGACAGGGCACGAAGAGCTTCTATGGCACGACTAGCGTCATCACCTGTTCCCCCTGGCATTGCGATCCTTCGTGGATCTAATCATTCAACAAGGAATTCACCTGTATCATCTCCTATCAGACCGTCGATACTGGAGACCAACTCCatctcttccaactcttcagGCGGCCCAGCAGGATTTGCGTTGGAGAATGATGATGAGACACTAAAGACAGTGGCAAAGCACGTTCCTCAATCTTCAAGCTCTCTTTTATTACCCGGAGGTGATGTTACGAGGGACATCGTGCAATCCACCAAGCCTAGTCGATTGAAGAAGTCCCGAAGTTTGAGTAACActagttcttttttggatgGCGAACGAAGGGGATCTGTAGCCTCTAGCATAAACGTCCCTGGCGGATTTCGACGTGATTTCCTGCTTAGAAAACATGAGCGATATGGACATAAAATGGTCCGACCAAATCTCTTTACAAGAAACTTCCTTGAGTTCTTGTCCGTGTATGGCCATTTTGCAGGTGAAGACTTGGAGGATGAAGATTATTTAGCATGTAATTATGAGTTGTCTTCCGATTCAACGCTGGACGAAGAAACTCCTCTGATTGGGGGCAGGCAGAGGGAAAAGAAAGGCAAAGCTAGCACATTGAAGTCGTTCTTTCTCTTATTGAAGAGTTTTATTGGAACAGGTGTTCTATTTTTGCCGAAAGGCTTCTACAATGGAGGAGTATTATTTTCATGCGTGACCTTGATTGTTTTCGGCATATTGTCATGGTGGTGCTATCTAATATTAGTCCAAAGTAAGGTGGCAACTGgtctttcttcatttgGTGAAATTGGCCTCAAGTTGTATGGTAAGACCATGGAACGTTTGATCTTGTTTTCGATCGTGGTATCGCAAATTGGTTTTGTTGCAGCCTACATGGTGTTCACCTCCTCCAACCTTGAAGCTTTTGCCAACAGCGTCTTTGGCCATGGAATAGCATCCatgaattttttgacaATAGTGCAAGTGCTCATATTGATACCACTTTCCTTGATTCGAAACATTACGAAATTGTCCCTTGCGTCTCTTTGTGCCAATGCTTTCATTTTCGTTGGACTCTTCCTTATTGTGTGCTATGCTGGTAAGCATTTGGTTGATAACGGAATTGCAGAGGGTGTAGTCCTTTTCAATGACCGCGGATGGAGTCTTTTCGTGGGAGTGGCTATATTCGcctttgaaggaattggGTTAATAATTCCTGTGCACGAATCTATGGCAAACCCAAGTCATTTCCCAAAAATTCTACTTGCAGTCATTTTAACATGTTGCGGACTTtttattggaattggagctTTAGGATACTTGAGTTATGGTCATAATACTAATACTGTGGTGATATTGAATCTTCCACAGGGTTCCATTCTTGTGCAAGGTATTCAGCTTTTATATGCATTAGCCATAATGTTATCTGAACCATTGCAACTGTTTCCCGCAATTCGAATAATCGAAACCagacttttcaaaagagccCCAAGCGGCAAATATGACCCTAAGGTCAAGTGGCTCAAAAACATCTTCCGTATGGTATTTGTAGCCATGACCGGTATCATTGCCATATATGGGTCCGAGAATTTAGATcaatttgtttcatttGTCGGATGCTTCGCATGTATTCCGTTGGTGTACATGTACTCACCAATGCTGCATTACAAGAGTGTTGCTCAAACAACTTTGTGGAAAGCTTTTGATGTTGTATTGGTACTTGTGGGAGGAATTGCAATGGTCTACACCACTTGGCATCTTCTCCGGGATGACTAG